The Streptomyces albofaciens JCM 4342 genome has a segment encoding these proteins:
- a CDS encoding thiolase family protein, with the protein MGARDVYVVDAVRTPFGKYGGGLSGVRPDDLAAHVVRALVERTPRLDPGRIDDVVFGDANGAGEDNRNVARMAVLLAGLPVTVPGVTVNRLCGSGLEAVLQAARAIALGDAHIVLAGGVESMSRAPYVLPKAERAFPAGHQELFSSTLGWRMTNPRMAPEWTVALGEGAELIAEKFGIGRAQQDAFALASHRKAAGAWEAGAYDGEVVPLADTDLARDEAIRPTTTPQALARLRPAFRSEGGTVTAGNASPLSDGAAALLLADEEGLRATGREPLARIGAGAVSGIEPQLFGLGPVEAVRRALERAGRTLAELAVVELNEAFAAQALGCLAQWPQLDPQVVNPRGGAIALGHPLGASGARLAGAVAHQLAARGSSGTGLAALCIGVGQGLALTLER; encoded by the coding sequence ATGGGCGCCCGTGATGTGTATGTGGTGGATGCGGTGCGGACGCCGTTCGGGAAGTACGGGGGTGGGCTCAGTGGGGTGCGTCCTGATGATCTGGCGGCGCATGTGGTGCGGGCGCTGGTGGAGCGGACCCCGCGGCTGGATCCGGGGCGGATCGATGATGTCGTGTTCGGGGATGCGAACGGGGCGGGGGAGGACAACCGGAATGTGGCGCGGATGGCGGTGCTGCTGGCCGGGCTGCCGGTGACGGTGCCGGGGGTGACGGTCAACCGGCTGTGCGGCTCCGGCCTGGAGGCCGTCCTCCAGGCCGCCCGCGCCATCGCCCTCGGGGACGCGCACATCGTGCTGGCGGGCGGGGTGGAGTCGATGAGCCGCGCCCCCTACGTCCTGCCCAAGGCCGAGCGGGCCTTTCCGGCCGGGCATCAGGAGCTGTTCTCCTCCACGCTGGGCTGGCGGATGACCAACCCCCGTATGGCGCCTGAGTGGACGGTGGCGCTGGGTGAGGGTGCCGAGCTGATCGCGGAGAAGTTCGGCATCGGGCGCGCGCAGCAGGACGCGTTCGCGCTGGCCAGCCACCGCAAGGCCGCCGGGGCGTGGGAGGCGGGGGCGTATGACGGTGAGGTGGTGCCGCTGGCGGACACCGACCTGGCCCGTGACGAGGCGATCCGCCCCACCACCACCCCGCAGGCGCTGGCCAGGCTCCGTCCGGCCTTCCGCAGCGAGGGCGGCACGGTGACGGCGGGCAATGCCTCGCCGCTGAGCGACGGGGCCGCTGCCCTGCTGCTGGCCGATGAGGAGGGGTTGCGGGCGACCGGGCGGGAGCCGCTGGCCCGGATCGGGGCGGGTGCGGTGAGCGGGATCGAGCCGCAGTTGTTCGGTCTGGGGCCGGTCGAGGCCGTCCGCCGGGCTCTGGAGCGGGCCGGGCGGACTCTGGCGGAGCTGGCGGTGGTGGAGTTGAACGAGGCGTTCGCGGCGCAGGCGCTGGGCTGTCTGGCGCAGTGGCCGCAGCTGGATCCGCAGGTGGTCAACCCGCGGGGCGGGGCGATTGCGCTGGGGCATCCGCTGGGTGCCTCCGGGGCCCGGCTGGCCGGGGCGGTCGCCCACCAGCTGGCCGCCCGCGGCTCCTCCGGCACGGGCCTGGCGGCCCTGTGCATCGGCGTCGGCCAAGGACTCGCCCTCACCCTCGAACGATGA
- a CDS encoding CoA-transferase subunit beta: protein MEINAARALAGARSCFVGIGLPSTAANLARRTVNPDLVLVYESGTIGSRPTRLPLSIGDGELADTADAVVSVPEMFNYWLQGGRIDVGFLGAAQLDRFANINTTVVDRGPGQPEGRLPGAGGAPEIAANCGEVLIVLRHTRRNLVPALDFVTTLGHGTGPGDRAALGMRGAGPTAVITDLGILRPDPGTAELVLTALHPGATVEQARQATGWDLRVAADLTVTEAPTEGELTALRALKAAGRRAA from the coding sequence ATGGAGATCAACGCGGCCCGTGCGCTGGCCGGCGCGCGCAGCTGCTTCGTCGGGATCGGGCTGCCCAGCACGGCCGCCAACCTCGCGCGCCGCACCGTCAACCCGGACCTGGTCCTGGTCTACGAATCCGGCACCATCGGCTCCCGGCCGACCCGGTTGCCGCTGTCCATCGGCGACGGCGAACTGGCCGACACCGCCGACGCGGTGGTCTCGGTGCCGGAGATGTTCAACTACTGGCTCCAGGGTGGCCGGATCGACGTGGGCTTCCTCGGCGCCGCCCAGCTCGACCGGTTCGCCAACATCAACACCACGGTCGTGGACCGCGGCCCGGGCCAGCCGGAGGGCCGGCTGCCCGGCGCCGGCGGCGCCCCCGAGATCGCCGCCAACTGCGGCGAGGTACTGATCGTGCTGCGGCACACCCGCCGTAACCTCGTGCCCGCGCTCGACTTCGTCACCACCCTCGGCCACGGCACCGGGCCGGGCGACCGCGCCGCCCTCGGCATGCGCGGCGCCGGACCCACCGCCGTCATCACCGACCTCGGCATCCTGCGCCCGGACCCGGGCACCGCCGAACTGGTGCTGACGGCGCTGCACCCCGGTGCCACGGTGGAACAGGCCCGGCAAGCGACCGGCTGGGACCTGCGCGTGGCGGCGGACCTGACGGTCACCGAAGCGCCGACAGAAGGCGAACTGACCGCTCTGCGCGCGCTCAAGGCGGCCGGAAGGAGGGCGGCATGA
- a CDS encoding CoA transferase subunit A, whose protein sequence is MADIRSLHDAVGDLVHDGDTVALEGFTHLIPFAAAHEIIRQDITGLTLVRMTPDVVYDQLIGAGAARKLVFSWGGNPGVGSLHRFRDAVENGWPRPLELDEHSHAGMANRYVAGASRLPFAVLRGYRGSGIPGRTDTVATVTCPFTGEELAAVAALNPDVTVIHAQQADRDGNVQLWGLTGVQKEAVLAARRVLVTVEEIVDGALEPRPGSVVLPGWVIDAVAAVPGGAHPSYAAGYSVRDNDFYQEWDAVSRDRDTFTRWLDDNVRKESR, encoded by the coding sequence ATGGCCGACATCCGTTCCCTGCACGACGCCGTCGGGGACCTGGTCCACGACGGGGACACCGTCGCGCTGGAGGGCTTCACCCACCTGATCCCGTTCGCCGCGGCGCACGAGATCATCCGGCAGGACATCACCGGCCTGACCCTGGTCCGCATGACGCCGGACGTGGTCTACGACCAGCTCATCGGCGCGGGCGCGGCCCGCAAACTGGTCTTCTCCTGGGGCGGCAACCCCGGCGTGGGATCCCTGCACCGCTTCCGCGACGCGGTCGAGAACGGCTGGCCGCGCCCGCTGGAACTGGACGAGCACAGCCACGCGGGGATGGCCAACCGCTATGTCGCCGGCGCCTCGCGGCTGCCGTTCGCGGTGCTGCGCGGCTACCGCGGCAGCGGCATTCCCGGCCGTACGGACACCGTCGCCACCGTCACCTGCCCCTTCACCGGCGAGGAACTGGCCGCCGTGGCCGCCCTCAACCCGGACGTCACGGTCATCCACGCCCAGCAGGCCGACCGCGACGGCAACGTACAGCTGTGGGGCCTGACCGGGGTGCAGAAGGAAGCGGTGCTGGCCGCCCGGCGGGTGCTGGTCACCGTCGAGGAGATCGTCGACGGAGCGCTGGAGCCCCGGCCCGGCTCGGTGGTGCTGCCCGGCTGGGTGATCGACGCCGTCGCGGCGGTGCCCGGCGGCGCCCACCCCTCGTACGCGGCCGGGTACTCGGTCCGGGACAACGACTTCTACCAGGAGTGGGACGCCGTCTCCCGCGACCGGGACACGTTCACGCGCTGGCTGGACGACAACGTACGGAAGGAATCCCGATGA
- a CDS encoding IclR family transcriptional regulator domain-containing protein — translation MTHPATDAPPPPQEAVGPLMRSLSVLRALSTGGGRQAVGDLVRATGLARSTVDRVLSTLARLGYVRVEGRDAVLAPGLLELGNAYLAASALPDRLGPAAERLADALDESVSLAVPDGDGVRFVHQATRRRAMSLAFRIGDLLPAERGAPGALFAAGWDEDAWRRWRERRAADPTDAGFPAVPPRRDTNGGTGGPEHPGADFASRVEAARTAGWSLDDQLIEPGLVAVAVPVRDPRGRPVCAVSVVSHTSRLAAADLPAAVLPRLRETVAEMERALADPVPPRPVPEPAATRHASWMRASKQELGPEFVESLARGLLTLTAFGTGRAELPLTAVAQATGLARATARRALITLEHLGYLASDGRLFRPTPKVLDLGFAPLSGLTLPEIAQPHLAALVEQVHDSASMAVLSGTDIQYVARVPTVRIMSVNITVGTRFPAYPTSMGRVLLAGLPPAERTARLTRTALTPLTQHTVTSPERLAALLEQAGEEGYALVDEELEEGLRSIAVPIRDRDSRVVAAVNISTHAGRRSPAEDRDAFLPPLRAAAARIEADLRTAGRYLRIAAA, via the coding sequence ATGACGCACCCCGCCACCGACGCCCCGCCGCCGCCCCAGGAGGCGGTGGGCCCGCTGATGCGCAGCCTGTCCGTGCTGCGCGCGCTCTCCACGGGCGGCGGGCGGCAGGCCGTCGGCGACCTCGTCCGCGCGACCGGGCTGGCGCGCTCCACCGTCGACCGCGTCCTGAGCACCCTGGCCCGCCTCGGGTACGTACGCGTCGAGGGCCGGGACGCGGTGCTCGCGCCCGGACTGTTGGAACTGGGCAACGCCTACCTGGCCGCCTCCGCACTGCCCGACCGGCTCGGCCCGGCCGCCGAACGGCTCGCCGACGCGCTCGACGAGTCGGTCTCGCTCGCCGTGCCGGACGGCGACGGGGTGCGCTTCGTCCACCAGGCGACACGGCGGCGCGCGATGTCGCTCGCGTTCCGCATCGGCGACCTGCTGCCCGCCGAACGCGGTGCCCCCGGCGCCCTGTTCGCGGCCGGCTGGGACGAGGACGCCTGGCGGCGCTGGCGGGAGCGGCGCGCGGCGGACCCCACGGACGCGGGCTTTCCGGCTGTACCGCCGCGCCGGGACACGAACGGCGGTACGGGCGGCCCGGAGCACCCCGGCGCGGACTTCGCGTCCCGGGTCGAGGCGGCCCGTACCGCGGGCTGGTCCCTGGACGACCAGCTGATCGAACCGGGTCTGGTCGCCGTCGCCGTGCCCGTGCGCGACCCCCGGGGCCGCCCGGTGTGCGCGGTCAGCGTCGTCAGCCACACCAGCCGGCTGGCCGCCGCCGACCTGCCCGCCGCCGTACTCCCCCGGCTGCGCGAGACCGTCGCCGAGATGGAACGCGCCCTGGCCGATCCCGTCCCGCCCCGCCCCGTCCCCGAGCCCGCCGCCACCCGGCACGCCTCCTGGATGCGCGCCTCCAAGCAGGAGCTGGGCCCGGAGTTCGTCGAGTCACTGGCCCGCGGCCTGCTCACGCTCACCGCGTTCGGCACCGGCCGCGCCGAACTCCCGCTGACCGCCGTCGCCCAGGCCACCGGCCTCGCCCGGGCCACCGCCCGGCGCGCCCTGATCACTCTGGAGCACCTCGGCTACCTCGCCTCGGACGGGCGCCTCTTCCGCCCCACACCGAAGGTGCTCGACCTGGGCTTCGCCCCGCTGTCGGGCCTGACGCTGCCCGAGATCGCCCAGCCCCACCTGGCCGCGCTGGTGGAGCAGGTGCACGACTCCGCGTCGATGGCGGTGCTGTCCGGTACGGACATCCAGTACGTGGCGCGGGTCCCCACCGTACGGATCATGAGCGTCAACATCACCGTGGGCACCCGCTTCCCGGCCTACCCCACCTCCATGGGCCGGGTCCTGCTCGCCGGCCTCCCCCCGGCAGAACGCACCGCCCGTCTCACCCGCACCGCCCTCACCCCGCTCACCCAGCACACGGTCACCTCCCCCGAACGCCTCGCGGCCCTGCTGGAGCAGGCCGGCGAAGAGGGATACGCCCTGGTGGACGAGGAGTTGGAGGAGGGCCTGCGCTCGATCGCCGTTCCCATACGCGACCGCGACTCCCGCGTCGTCGCCGCCGTCAACATCTCCACCCACGCGGGCCGCCGTTCCCCCGCCGAGGACCGCGACGCCTTCCTGCCCCCGCTGCGGGCTGCCGCGGCGCGCATCGAGGCGGATCTGCGTACGGCGGGGCGGTATCTGCGGATCGCGGCGGCGTAG
- a CDS encoding restriction endonuclease, translated as MRRTVFVLAVVGALLCGGYLAVREAVRWAVAHPGPALGVGAVVLPLLVAVAVVAVRGMPRLRELRRAAREGKAEAEAEVAAMAAAAPAAPMTEAGPMTEAGPVAETGPTAGAGTADAAPWRVEDFLALDADGFEQAIARLCERDGCRDVQVVGGAGDLGADVLATASDGRRIIIQCKRYGGTNKVGSQDVQRFGGTCFTVHEAEVAAVVTTSTFTEPAADYAATCGIRCFDGERLVAWANGGGAAPWA; from the coding sequence ATGCGGCGGACGGTGTTCGTCCTGGCCGTGGTCGGCGCCCTGCTCTGCGGCGGATACCTCGCCGTACGGGAAGCGGTCCGGTGGGCGGTCGCGCACCCGGGCCCGGCGCTCGGCGTGGGCGCCGTGGTCCTCCCGCTGCTCGTGGCCGTGGCCGTGGTGGCGGTGCGTGGCATGCCGCGGCTGCGTGAGCTGCGGCGGGCGGCGCGGGAGGGGAAGGCGGAGGCCGAGGCGGAGGTGGCGGCGATGGCCGCGGCCGCTCCGGCCGCTCCGATGACGGAGGCCGGTCCGATGACGGAGGCCGGCCCGGTCGCGGAGACCGGTCCGACGGCCGGGGCCGGGACGGCCGACGCGGCGCCCTGGCGTGTCGAGGACTTCCTCGCCCTGGACGCGGACGGCTTCGAGCAGGCGATAGCCCGCCTCTGCGAACGCGACGGCTGCCGGGACGTCCAGGTGGTCGGCGGCGCGGGGGACCTGGGCGCGGACGTACTGGCCACCGCGTCCGACGGCCGGCGGATCATCATCCAGTGCAAGCGGTACGGCGGGACGAACAAGGTCGGCTCCCAGGACGTACAGCGTTTCGGCGGCACCTGCTTCACGGTGCACGAGGCCGAGGTCGCCGCCGTCGTCACCACGAGCACCTTCACCGAACCCGCCGCCGACTACGCCGCCACCTGCGGCATCCGCTGCTTCGACGGCGAACGGCTGGTCGCCTGGGCGAACGGGGGCGGGGCGGCGCCCTGGGCGTGA
- a CDS encoding MFS transporter — protein sequence MAAADVPSAGAKGRLGAVLGLSGPGTRWATPLLWAASFCGLMLVYGISTWLPQMMRASGYGLTSSAGFLMAVNAGGIVGMLVAGRTAGRFGPVRVSAVWFLLTAAGALPLGARLPLGLTYAVVAVTGVWLFSAQVMVYTAADRVYPPAGRATGPGWVTGIGRTGAVAGPWLGGTPAASGDDRLGFAAFALAGLVGAVSVALAPVARRGVGRGVGRARAEAAATQ from the coding sequence GTGGCCGCGGCCGACGTGCCGTCCGCTGGAGCGAAGGGGCGCCTCGGCGCGGTCCTCGGCCTGTCCGGACCCGGCACCCGCTGGGCGACGCCCCTCCTCTGGGCCGCCTCCTTCTGCGGCCTGATGCTCGTGTACGGGATCAGTACGTGGCTGCCGCAGATGATGCGCGCCTCGGGCTACGGCCTCACGTCCTCGGCCGGCTTCCTGATGGCCGTCAACGCGGGCGGCATCGTCGGCATGCTGGTGGCCGGCCGCACCGCCGGCCGTTTCGGCCCGGTCCGCGTCTCGGCCGTCTGGTTCCTGCTCACCGCCGCCGGAGCGCTGCCGCTGGGCGCGCGGCTGCCGCTCGGGCTGACGTACGCGGTCGTGGCGGTCACCGGCGTCTGGCTGTTCAGCGCGCAGGTCATGGTGTACACGGCGGCCGACCGCGTGTACCCGCCCGCCGGCCGCGCCACCGGCCCGGGCTGGGTCACCGGCATCGGCCGTACGGGCGCGGTCGCCGGGCCCTGGCTCGGCGGCACGCCGGCCGCGAGCGGCGACGACCGCCTCGGATTCGCCGCGTTCGCTCTGGCGGGGCTGGTCGGGGCGGTGAGCGTCGCGCTGGCGCCGGTGGCGCGCCGGGGCGTCGGGCGAGGTGTGGGGCGGGCTCGGGCGGAGGCGGCCGCGACCCAGTGA
- a CDS encoding DUF1737 domain-containing protein translates to MSTPPDGLPAYRVLTGPDDATFCRRVSEMLELGYELHEGPAVAFNGERVIVAQALIWPTRP, encoded by the coding sequence ATGAGCACACCACCAGACGGGCTACCCGCCTACCGCGTCCTGACCGGACCGGACGATGCCACGTTCTGCCGGCGCGTGAGCGAAATGCTGGAGCTCGGTTACGAGTTGCACGAAGGCCCCGCCGTCGCCTTCAACGGCGAGCGCGTCATCGTCGCCCAGGCGCTGATCTGGCCGACACGACCGTAG
- a CDS encoding MFS transporter has protein sequence MPLDRLAVGAGHRPPRATRRIARSSGSPHATGRPSPGGRWRFRGAAYALLVLLAGTNLPTPLYRGYAARFGFSPLVVTLIFAAYVAVLIPCLLLAGPLSDAVGPRRVLLPAVAVALLGSLVLALADGTGWLFAARVLQGLAVGAASGPLTAALTELEPAGDRRKAALVSTVASVGGLGLGPVLAGLLAEYAPAPYVLPYAIEIALLIPAAAAVLALPAARPGRRWRPRRPGIPHAVRAVFATSGTAGFLAFAVIGLFLTLVPTYVATLSGSGNLLLGGAAVALMLACSALAQLLGYGRPARALELAGLPLLATGLALLALAGGLASLPLLLAATVIAGVGQGLVFLGGLTAVNAAAPAERRADVLSSFYVIIYLGVGLPVIGVGLLAAAVGLLAAVQYFACATAVLCLAVLLALAVAHARARRGTRTHGLRGD, from the coding sequence ATGCCGCTCGATCGCCTCGCCGTGGGGGCCGGCCACCGGCCGCCACGCGCCACCCGCCGGATCGCCCGGTCTTCCGGCTCACCGCATGCGACCGGGCGGCCCTCGCCCGGAGGGCGGTGGCGGTTCCGGGGCGCCGCGTACGCGCTGCTGGTCCTGCTGGCCGGCACGAATCTGCCGACGCCGTTGTACCGGGGCTATGCGGCGCGCTTCGGGTTCTCGCCGCTGGTCGTCACGCTGATCTTCGCCGCGTACGTCGCCGTGCTGATCCCCTGTCTGCTGCTGGCCGGCCCGCTCTCGGACGCGGTCGGCCCTCGCAGGGTGCTGCTGCCGGCGGTGGCGGTGGCCTTGCTGGGGTCGCTGGTCCTCGCCCTCGCCGACGGTACGGGATGGCTGTTCGCCGCCCGGGTGTTGCAAGGCCTCGCCGTCGGAGCGGCTTCGGGACCGCTCACCGCGGCGCTGACGGAACTCGAACCGGCCGGCGACCGCCGCAAGGCGGCGCTGGTCTCCACCGTGGCCTCCGTGGGCGGGCTGGGGCTCGGCCCCGTACTGGCCGGTCTGCTCGCCGAGTACGCCCCGGCGCCGTACGTCCTGCCCTACGCGATCGAGATCGCCCTGCTGATCCCCGCGGCGGCAGCCGTCCTCGCGCTGCCCGCGGCCCGTCCCGGCAGGCGGTGGCGCCCCCGCCGGCCGGGGATCCCGCACGCCGTGCGGGCGGTGTTCGCGACCAGCGGGACGGCGGGATTCCTCGCGTTCGCCGTGATCGGACTGTTCCTGACCCTCGTGCCCACCTACGTCGCCACGCTCTCCGGCAGCGGCAATCTGCTCCTGGGCGGCGCGGCCGTGGCCCTGATGCTGGCCTGCTCCGCCCTCGCCCAGCTCCTCGGCTACGGCAGGCCGGCGCGGGCCCTGGAACTCGCCGGACTCCCGCTGCTGGCCACCGGGCTGGCACTGCTCGCCCTCGCGGGCGGCCTCGCCTCGCTGCCCCTGCTGCTCGCCGCGACCGTGATCGCCGGTGTCGGCCAGGGACTGGTCTTCCTGGGCGGCCTGACGGCGGTCAACGCGGCGGCCCCCGCCGAGCGCCGGGCCGACGTGCTCTCCAGCTTCTACGTGATCATCTACCTCGGCGTCGGCCTGCCCGTCATCGGCGTGGGCCTCCTCGCCGCTGCGGTCGGGCTTCTCGCTGCCGTGCAGTACTTCGCCTGCGCGACCGCCGTGCTGTGCCTGGCGGTACTGCTCGCCCTGGCCGTCGCCCACGCCCGCGCGCGCCGCGGCACGCGGACGCACGGGCTCAGGGGCGATTGA
- a CDS encoding ArsR/SmtB family transcription factor has protein sequence MASRTATELVHPARDHLRFTTVLAALSDPVRLAVVARLADAGPDGELACTTFALPVSKSTQSGHFKVLREAGVIRQRDEGTRRLNRLRRDDLDARFPGLLDLAIPQGREIIAGW, from the coding sequence ATGGCCAGCCGCACCGCGACCGAACTCGTCCACCCCGCCCGCGACCACCTGCGGTTCACCACCGTGCTGGCCGCCCTGAGCGACCCGGTCCGGCTGGCCGTCGTCGCCCGCCTCGCCGACGCCGGACCCGACGGGGAACTGGCGTGCACGACGTTCGCGCTGCCGGTCAGCAAGTCGACGCAGAGCGGGCACTTCAAAGTCCTGCGGGAGGCCGGCGTGATCCGCCAGCGCGACGAAGGCACCCGGCGACTGAACCGACTGCGCCGGGACGACCTCGACGCCCGCTTCCCCGGCCTGCTCGACCTCGCCATCCCCCAGGGCCGCGAGATCATCGCCGGCTGGTGA
- a CDS encoding YihY/virulence factor BrkB family protein, translated as MQPVKEAAQRPSGRLHRARVLYRNVSKRRLAWLLLKDTVNSCMEYRVTGLAAEAAFFCLLSLPPLLLGFIGLLGYMEPWIGRETIDHIRENILSASDTLLSSKGVNEIARPLLDDIFTGRRPDVISLGFAIALWSGSRAVNVFVDTITIMYGLDGRRGIVRTRLLAFVLYLAALVVGAVALPLMVVGPDTVVSWMPASGTAIRVLYWPVVLILSVAFLTTLYHVSVPVRSPWREDIPGAVVALAMWVLGSLLLRVYLTQTVEGPTIYGSLAAPVAVLLWIGVSAFAVLVGAAMNAALDRVWPSVATAAGRAEKERRAREAAAPRRTALATMGLGSTAADAAPDPDDEEDDDTEDDDTEDDDTPPPAEYPERWAEFLPPADVKARLYAYAKRRWRH; from the coding sequence GTGCAGCCAGTGAAAGAAGCAGCGCAGCGGCCGTCCGGCCGTCTGCACAGGGCCCGGGTCCTGTATCGGAACGTCTCCAAACGCCGCCTCGCCTGGCTGCTGCTGAAGGACACCGTCAACTCCTGCATGGAGTACCGCGTCACCGGGCTCGCCGCCGAGGCCGCGTTCTTCTGCCTGCTGTCGCTGCCGCCGCTGCTCCTCGGCTTCATCGGCCTGCTCGGCTACATGGAGCCCTGGATCGGCCGGGAGACCATCGACCACATCCGCGAGAACATCCTCAGCGCGTCCGACACGCTGCTGTCCAGCAAGGGCGTCAACGAGATCGCCCGGCCGCTGCTCGACGACATCTTCACCGGCCGCCGCCCGGACGTGATCTCCCTCGGCTTCGCCATCGCCCTGTGGTCCGGCTCCCGCGCCGTCAACGTCTTCGTCGACACCATCACGATCATGTACGGGCTGGACGGGCGGCGCGGCATCGTCCGGACCCGCCTGCTGGCCTTCGTGCTCTACCTGGCCGCGCTGGTCGTCGGCGCCGTGGCGCTGCCGCTGATGGTGGTCGGTCCGGACACCGTCGTGAGCTGGATGCCGGCGAGCGGGACCGCCATCCGCGTCCTGTACTGGCCCGTCGTCCTGATCCTCTCCGTCGCCTTCCTCACCACCCTCTACCACGTGTCCGTTCCCGTGCGCTCACCCTGGCGCGAGGACATCCCGGGCGCGGTCGTCGCCCTGGCCATGTGGGTGCTGGGCAGCCTCCTCCTGCGCGTCTACCTCACCCAGACCGTCGAGGGCCCCACCATCTACGGCTCCCTCGCCGCACCGGTCGCCGTCCTCCTGTGGATCGGCGTCTCCGCCTTCGCGGTCCTGGTCGGCGCCGCCATGAACGCCGCCCTGGACCGCGTGTGGCCCTCGGTCGCCACCGCCGCCGGCCGTGCCGAGAAGGAACGCCGCGCCCGCGAGGCGGCCGCGCCCCGGCGCACGGCCCTCGCCACCATGGGCCTGGGCAGTACCGCCGCGGACGCCGCCCCGGACCCGGACGACGAAGAGGACGACGACACCGAGGACGACGACACCGAGGACGACGACACCCCACCCCCCGCCGAGTACCCCGAACGCTGGGCCGAGTTCCTGCCACCGGCCGACGTCAAGGCCCGGCTGTATGCGTACGCGAAGCGGCGGTGGCGGCACTGA
- a CDS encoding acyl-CoA dehydrogenase family protein, with the protein MAATTHTVTNQPPPLVGYDVFAADAALTEGVERHVPSALREEVRGELGELGRAAGSAHAQRWGALADGNPPVLRTHDRYGHRVDEVDFHPAWHRLLGHAVSAGLTDAWSRPAGHVRRTAGFLVWTQAEAGHGCPLSMTHAAVPALRADPALAAEWEPLLTSRVYEPGLRPVAEKPGALAGMAMTEKQGGSDVRAVTTVAEPLAADGEYVLTGHKWFCSAPMSDAFLVLARTSGGVGGGPDGDGDGLTCFLLPRVLPDGSRNSFRIQRLKDKLGNRSNASAEVEFDGATWARRVGEEGRGVATIIEMVAATRLDCVTGSAAVMRQAVAQALHHTAYRQAFGRPLADQPLMRNVLADLALESEAATALALRLAAAYDADTERERAFLRMAVPAAKYWVTKRCTPVAAEALECLGGNGYVEESGMPRLLRESPLNSVWEGSGSIQALDVLRALRREPAALHAFLTEIGTARGADHRLDAAIKELLTELADLEGIEARARRLAERMALVLQGSLLVRYAPSEVADAFCASRLGTDHGASFGTLPPTLGLRAIVERARPVVDGQG; encoded by the coding sequence ATGGCAGCCACCACTCATACGGTCACGAACCAGCCTCCGCCGCTGGTCGGGTACGACGTCTTCGCCGCCGACGCGGCGCTCACCGAGGGCGTCGAGCGGCACGTCCCGTCCGCTCTCCGGGAGGAGGTACGGGGCGAACTGGGCGAGCTGGGCCGCGCGGCGGGCTCCGCGCACGCGCAGCGCTGGGGCGCGCTGGCCGACGGCAATCCGCCCGTCCTGCGCACCCACGACCGCTACGGGCACCGGGTGGACGAGGTGGACTTCCACCCGGCGTGGCACCGGCTGCTGGGGCACGCCGTGTCGGCCGGGCTCACCGACGCCTGGTCGCGGCCGGCCGGGCACGTACGGCGTACGGCCGGGTTCCTGGTGTGGACGCAGGCCGAGGCGGGCCACGGCTGCCCGCTGTCGATGACGCACGCGGCGGTGCCGGCCCTGCGGGCGGACCCGGCACTGGCGGCGGAGTGGGAGCCGCTGCTGACCTCGCGGGTGTACGAGCCGGGGCTGCGGCCGGTGGCGGAGAAGCCGGGCGCGCTGGCCGGGATGGCGATGACGGAGAAGCAGGGCGGGAGCGACGTACGGGCGGTGACGACCGTCGCCGAGCCGCTGGCCGCCGATGGGGAGTATGTGCTGACGGGGCACAAGTGGTTCTGCTCGGCGCCGATGTCGGACGCGTTCCTGGTGCTGGCGCGGACGTCCGGGGGCGTGGGCGGAGGGCCGGACGGGGACGGGGACGGGCTCACCTGTTTCCTGCTCCCGCGGGTGCTGCCGGACGGCAGCCGCAACTCCTTCCGCATCCAGCGGCTCAAGGACAAGCTGGGCAACCGCTCGAACGCGTCGGCCGAGGTCGAGTTCGACGGCGCGACCTGGGCGCGGCGGGTCGGCGAGGAGGGGCGCGGGGTGGCGACGATCATCGAGATGGTCGCGGCGACCCGGCTGGACTGTGTGACGGGGTCGGCGGCGGTGATGCGGCAGGCGGTCGCGCAGGCGCTGCACCACACCGCGTACCGGCAGGCGTTCGGCAGGCCGCTGGCGGACCAGCCGCTGATGCGCAACGTCCTGGCGGACCTGGCGCTGGAGTCCGAGGCGGCGACGGCGCTGGCGCTGCGGCTGGCGGCGGCGTACGACGCGGACACCGAGCGGGAGCGCGCCTTCCTGCGGATGGCGGTCCCGGCGGCCAAGTACTGGGTGACCAAGCGCTGCACCCCGGTGGCCGCCGAGGCGCTGGAGTGCCTGGGCGGCAACGGCTACGTGGAGGAGTCCGGCATGCCGCGGCTGCTGCGCGAGTCGCCGCTGAACTCCGTCTGGGAGGGGTCGGGCAGCATCCAGGCACTGGACGTGCTGCGGGCGCTGCGCCGCGAACCCGCGGCGCTGCACGCGTTCCTGACGGAGATCGGTACGGCACGGGGCGCCGACCACCGCCTGGACGCCGCCATCAAAGAACTGCTCACGGAACTGGCCGACCTGGAGGGCATCGAGGCCCGCGCCCGGCGCCTGGCGGAGCGGATGGCGCTGGTGCTACAGGGTTCGCTGCTGGTCCGGTACGCGCCGTCCGAGGTCGCCGACGCGTTCTGCGCCTCGCGCCTGGGCACCGACCACGGCGCCTCGTTCGGCACCCTGCCGCCCACGCTCGGCCTGCGCGCCATCGTGGAGCGGGCGCGGCCGGTGGTGGACGGTCAGGGGTGA